The Drosophila simulans strain w501 chromosome 3R, Prin_Dsim_3.1, whole genome shotgun sequence genome contains the following window.
TGGCTTGGATGGGATAAAAAGGTTAACACACTGTCCATGCATTGCcatgcataatttattatgccaCTCCCAATGCCTGTTaaaggcaaatcaaaatgcacTTTATTGCACAACGAATGAAATGAATGCAGCAAAATAATATGCCATTGCCGTCATTTTCTCGTCGATTGAAATGCAGAAACGAAATGGCTGGAAGAACTGTGGGTGGTCGGCTGTGGGTCGGCTGACCACTTTGGCTATTTGCATAATATTGATTCCTTTTGCCAGCCTCGAAGCCTCGAACCGTCGAACACGGGCCGTAATGTCATTTCGAGTGTTTCATGCCCACCCACGATGCCACGATGCCCGCGAGCCATGGCATcacatcagcatcagcatcctTGACATGGActatacaaataaattctgGCCAACAAATTGGGTAAATGGATGCCGTTGCATCCCCCCAACCCAGCGAGCATATGAAAGTCATGAGCCCCCACAATCAGCGCCGCACTTGAGCTTCCGGGctggaaattatgcaaattgaggCGCAGGCTGATGAACTCCCGCCTCAACCAGCTTCCAATAGAAAAACGCATTTGGCCGATGTTCGGTAATTAAGAGAGCCCGTTGGCCCGATGGCCAGTTGGCCTAGTCATTGAAGAACTGAACGATAAATGCTAAAATGAGAGCTGCCACGTTCAGAAGTttcagaggaggaggagtgggcCACTTCTAATGAGGTTTAGCTCTCGAACTGCCGGCAACCGGAATCGAGTGGGTTCGTCTTCGCACAGGTCACATATGGCAGCATGATCTTGCTGCACTGAGCCAACCTATcagccacccacacccacccagCCGTTTAGGCCTGCACAACTGGTGACATTTGCATGCGAAACTGACTCGTTACGTTATGAATACCAGAGTTTCGAAAAGGCCAACAGCAGGTCAGCTGGAAACTGCAGTGGGTCTCCTATTTACGGCCCAAATTAGCGGTCGAATGATGCACTTTGTGCCGTCTCCCTGGCTCTGACAAGCTCATTCCACTGACAGGGGAACCGAGCATGAGGCTCGCGGATATTAAGCCTTTGATTGATGGCCGCGAAATGTGGTAATAGTTTTCGCTGCAAATGCGGCGACGGGCCCAGGGGCCGTGCACAGTTTCAATTAGCCCGACACCCAATTGGGGGCGGGGTTGCCTTGTTTTTCActggtgtgggtgtggatggGGTTAGAGGCAGGGGTTTCCTGCACAAAGGCATCCACATAAAGTGGTTACAAGTATGCGGCAATTAGCATTTAACGAGCACCACATGCCAGCCACAAAGGCAGGACAAGGCAGTGTGTCCTCAGACACTGGGGGAGTCCTGTCGACATAATAATATACACACAACTACAAGTAGCACACCCCGGCACCAACACTGACATCAGCTGGGGGGAAAAGGACAAAGTCATCGACAAAATACATGGGGCCCCGAGCCCCAGTCTCCTGGGCAGGAAACTAGAAAACTCTTTTGTTGTCCCAGTCAACAATTTGAACCCCTTCCAGCCACGCCCATTGGCCAACGGCAGCCAGCTGCCACCTCCAGGCTGCCTCCCACAAAAATCCTGATTACTTAACTAAATATGGCAGCTTATGGTGGGACACGGCCAGTGGCCAGTGGCACTAAACTCTCTGATTTACACGATTTGCATACGCTCAGCCAGAGGCGGAACATTCGAGCGCAGTGCGAGGCTTTAATTAGCATTCGCGGGGCTTTATCAGCCGGCAGCTGTCCACCTGACCCCTCGAATATCCAATGAAGGCCAGGACAATGGCGGCTGAAGGCTTAAAGTTTCATTAACAACACAAAGGCGGCTTTTCTCTGGGCACCAAAGCTAGACCATACTTTTCAGTAAGCGGGAATTTCGTATATAGTGACCCAATTATACAAGTTTCAACGCTAGTCATGCTATTAtctttaaagaaattaatgaCTAAATGTTGCATGTAATCTAAGTGCTGCATTTTAAACTAGAATTTCAAGAAACTTTACGTTGGCCTTATTTAAAAGAGTTTTTGGTGGCACACAAGTCAAAAGCGCTTTACATTAGCTGTATTTATAATGCAAATCTCTTACTCAATCTGTATCGAAGCAGCTATGTATACTAGTAAATTAGAAAGTGTAAACCCCAAACACGGCTAATTAAGTTTTTCCTGCCCCAAAATAAAACTTTCCTTTGTGACCCACTTGGAGCCCATTTCTTAGCCGAGTTCATTAGCATGTCGCGTCTTCAATAATAACTCAGGGCAAAGACAGGCCAAGGCCCTGGAATCTATAGTCTTATCAGTGTTCTCTTATCTGGGATACATAAATTCCAGACTTGGCGTCGGCAAAGTTTCTCGGGTTGTTGTTTCATGAGGAGAAGGAGGATGAGATGCAAACCTCCGGTGGAAGGTGGTGGGGCGCTAATTAAGACACGCAAAGTGCGGCTCTAAGACAAATGGTTCCATGGCACGTAAGCGGCGCGTCAATCTTGGCCAAGGGCTATGGGTCTTGGGCCATGGGTCGGGTGTCCCGATCCCCAAACGCCGCCCGCAGGCTCAGACATTTTCTCAGACTTTGGACATGTTTTGTTCTCGAAAAGTTTGCCAGCAAACTCCCCGACCGCCGATTTGACGCCTCGTAAAAAATGTCAATGAAGTGATTTATAAAAACGGCGCTGAGCAGATATGCTAATGCTTCTCTGTTAATGAAAGTTTTTAGCCCGACAATTGTAATGCCTTGGTCATCGAGGGTCAGCAGCACATTAGCCAGTCTATAATCTTGGCTCGAGCATAATGTCTTCATTTTTTCCCCGATTTGGTTTTGCGTGCCTGGAGTTGcacattacattttaatgcCATATTTTATGCTGGcagaatttacataaatttattgtgtttgtgtgggtactaatcaaatcaaaagagTGACGGGCCTTCGCTTCTCTCCTTTCTCTGAATTACTAAACAGACATGCAAACTTCTCCAGAGGTTTTGACTCAAGCAAAAGTCACTGTCTCCCTCCCACACCCATACACTTACATCAATACACCCATGCCCTCACCAGTCATGTacaaaataatagaaataaaaatgaaaaaatataataaataaaatgtaaatgataacatttatatatgtaaaaaatcACTTCTAAATAGAAAGTGTAGACTAGactaacaattttaataatacattttctttaaaaCATCCCACTACTATTATTTTGAGCATAGCTGTGTGTGCTTAGATGTGGTTAGAAAAATAGCAGgccacattgcgcatacgacgcGTTGCCTGTTGGCAAGGGGCCAACAAACCGAACAACAATGCAGtctcaacaacaacaatggcaacaacaataacaataacgagAGTCCTGGCTCTGCGCGCTCCATTGTTGTCCTCCTTGgctatattgtattttttcctTCGCCCGAATAACGGAAGGCGTTCCAAGGAAGGCGCATGTATAATTAGAGCTATGAAGCATGTCCGGTGAagtttggcatttaaatgtggcaacaacaacgggccagccagcagcagcagaggtAGCCAGATCGCCATTTTGCCATTACGAACTTTGAAATTGGGCAGAGCCCCAAAGAGCCACCATTGTTGTTGGTTCCcagatatattttataatgccACAAACATGCACGCCTCCCACATGCGAGTGTATGTGTGCTCTCCGTTTAGTTTACGTACTGCGCCTCTGCATGCAAACAGAACACGGAGTGCATGGAACAACCGGAGGATACCCCGTCCGGCCAGGAGAACCTAACCAAGCGAATCCCGGGCTTACCAAAGGACTAGAGACGGCGGAGGGCGGAACAGGAACTCTGTGTGCAACTTTATCTTTTGATTTATacaataataaacacaaatgtGCACAAAAGTTCTTTGTACTTTGTTCTTTGCTCTGGCAAAGCGGCAGAATTCCGAAAGTTAAATCGGAAAATGTTTACATGAGCAGTTGACTCCTGCTAATTGGAAGTCCTGTCAAAAGCCACCTCTCTTCGGGCAGAGTCCTTCTCGTAGCATATTACAACAGCTTATTTCAGAGACTTACGGCCGGCCAAATACCGCCCTCCCTGTGGGTCAAAAGAGACCGTCTGTCCATTAAGAGGGATGCACCGAAAACATCACCGAAAACAGCAGCGACACGAAGGCGGATCGATTTTCAATTGTGCCCCACTGGAGTCGGGATTCGGGGGCAATTCAATGAATCGTAAGTGGCCTGGCCCTCCCACAGAAGTGTTCCCTAACCCATTAAATGCAAGCAACTGCAATCGAACACGCAACCCTTGGCGCAGTCACAAAACGTTAATGCAACTGAGCCGACGGAACACAGTGTTGCCAACTTTTTAAGACTCTTTAAAAACAtcctaaaaatcaaatatgttTGAGCATTACATTCGAATTCAGTTGTATTTCTTTATAGTATATACTTAAAGATTGTTAATGAAAAACATCTGGCCATGTTTGAGGATATGGGATTGCCATCACTGTCACCGAAAGTTGGGAGTCAAGGCTCCATGTGCCATGCTCCGTATTCCACGTGGGCCTCCGTGTGCCGGCGGCGGTGTCAATGTGGTGCACATTAAGCTTAACGCCGCTTAAACGCGAGCACCGCCGAAATGCCACTTTAAGGCGCTGCCTGTAATGGCCGCCAACTCAGTCTCATTCGCGTTCTCATTCTCATTCGGTATTCGACGGAGGCGCCGCGTAATAATGTTAAATGTCAGGTGCATTGCAGCTGTCCCTGCCGCAATCGAAGTGGATGtgcaagtggaagtggaaatggaaatggtagTCGAACCCGACCCGGAGTCGAAGCGCACCAGCAGGCACTAATTAAGTTGCCCGCCAGCCGCGTAACTGCCATAAAATATGCGCAGTGGGAATTCGAATTCGGATCCGGAGCCAGATCGCTTTGCCGGCCCAGGCCAGAACCCTGAATGCAGTTGCGATTGGAGTTGCAACGGCAGTCGTACGTAGTTTATGGCATCGGGCTAAGCGAAGTCGACGCGAGTCAAGAAGTTCTCCATTTGTTTTCAGGCTTAAATTTACACGGGGCATGCAACCAGAGAAGTGGCGTGGGAGGGGTCCTGCTGTGGGTCTAGCCCCATCAGTCGGAAGCGTAGGAGTCGTAGATAAATGTCTTACTCAGGCAGGAGCTGGCCAACCACTAACCGGCTTTAAGAAAATGAATCAAACAACCGTGTCGCTTGGTAAAAAATaatgtacatttatttacttatattaAAGATATAAATTACTAAGACTATTAGGAATGCAGGATCGTTGTTACAACTAATTTTCAGCAGGTGCTGGAGTCGTTACTTTGAGCTCCTCGAGGTTATTGTGTCCGTTGTCATCTATCTGGGATTTCTGTTTAACCAGAGGGGGAGTTCTTTGTTTTGGCCTCAGGAAGTAATCGAGACCACCAAAAGGCGCCTCAATTACTAAGTGCATCACATAAGCAAACAGCACGGCAAATCCAAAGGTGGACCAGAAGTTGAGCATCTAGAATGATAATGGTCACAGTTTAAGGTATCAACTATTACCCCAAAATGAACACTTGAACACTTACAATGGTGTAGTTCGAGAAATATGAATTCGTTCGCATGCTTCTGATATTGATTTCCTGGAAGAACATGTGCCACATGTAAACGGAATAGGATAGTCTAGAGAGCGGTTGCCAAAGCGGGGAGGAGAGGAAACTATTGGCCAGTCCTCCGTATCCATTCATGCAAGCGAAGATCACCCAGCAGAGGGCCATGCACCAGCCCACTCTAGTGAGAGTGTAGTAGGAAGCCTCCGCAAAGGTGGACAATTCTGGACCGGTCCACTTGGCGTAGGGGTAGAGGGCAAAGATCGAGGTGAAGATCATGGCCAGGCAAAGAATCCATCCTGACCAAGCGACTACCTTGCTAAGCTGGAACTTCTTTCCCCTGTTCAAGTGTAGAATGTAGCCAAATAGAAATCCTGTCAGCCAAGGCGTAGCATGGGTATGTGTAGCAAAATACAAATCCCTCTGTGCATCCATTGAAAAATGCCTagacaaacatatatattgttttcaaACTgggttaccaaaataaaaccatGATCTACATACTTAAGCACCAAGGAGTACTTGTTGACCATGATGGTGGCGAAGAGACAGCCGGAAAGTAAAACGATTAGGACGAAAATGCCAGCAGCTGCTTTCTTTCCCCACTTGTAGAGCGCGATCAGCATGATCGGCGATATAATGAACAGCTGCATGTCCACCGACAGATACCAAGTATGACCAAGACACTAAAGTCCAAAGATTAGATATTACTTTTTGATTGGGATTAGCACAAACCAGGACCTACCTTTTCTTCGGTGTAGTTATTCACGAAGAGCAAAGTCCAATACCAACCATTTTCGCAATCCGCTTTTCCAGAGTACCCACTGCCAAATCGAGGTCCGTCAGCTACGATGGGCATGAGTTTCAAATACATCACAATGGCTATCGCCAAGAGGGGAACTATGCGGATCAAGCGATGTAGGTACATCAAAGGCACGTTCAGTTTACCTTTGGTTCTGTGAATTTAATCCAAAATCATCATGGTGTGTCGAAATCACAGTAAAATAGTCGACTTACCTATCCATCATACGCAACGGAATGAGAGCCACCAATAGACCGCCGAGGACGAAAAACGAATCCACGGAGAAAAAGCCGTGCAGAATAAAACTGGCATAGGGTGTCTCCTCCCactaaacaaattattaatttactattaaatgaaattcaaattaatttaagtttatatattcttaCCGATATGACATGGAAAATGTTGATATTTGAGGCTAGAGCTGCCATAACATATTGATGGCAGAAGACCACCCACATGAGCGACAAGCACCTAATTCCATGAAGGCAATCGATCACATTTGGGCTAGAGTTGACCTCTACAATGCGAAAGAGAGCACGAGAATTGACCCTGGCCGAAAACACTTTTACAATGGCGGGAAGCTGGTCTGGAAAGTTTACTAAGCATTGTGAAATTTGAATCAGATCGATAAGATTTTGTTTACTCACCCTGATTCTTCCCCAGACAGTAGTCCCACAAGGTAAACAAAGCCACTAAAGAGCCCATTAACGATAAGATCACTCTGTAATCAGAAGCATTAGCCGAGAGCTGATTAAAATGTCTGCGCACTTACATCATAAAAATGGTGAGTCCGTCCCATGGTACACTTTCACTAGTTTGACAACTGGATTCGCTGATACTCATGGCCAAGCTGGGAATACTGACGTTTAGTAGTGGTTTCGCCACCATACTCACAAACGTGTTCATCTGAGTTGCCGAGCAGGATGCCGGTAGGCAAGTGGCAGTCTTAAAACTCCCGATGATCGAGCCCTGGACTCCCAGAGCTTGGGTGGGAGACACTGAAAGAAAGCAGTACTTTCCCTGGATAGTTCTGCCCAGGCTGACTCCGTGATTGATTTTGAGGCACTCGTCGAAGTTTCCCAGGTCGAACATGTTTCCCGTAAGTAGACCAGATGGTATGGAACCCCAGGAATCGAGCACTGGcgtaatacaaataatacgGCCATTAAATGAGGACTCGGTTTCGGTTCAAAGTTCACTTACTTTTCAGTGCCCAGTACTGGCCACTTTGAAGTCCAGTCATAAGCGCAGTCAAATCACTTAGACACAGCATATCCTCCTGACTTGGCACTCGGGAGTCCACGGTGCTTAATTCCTTAACATCAAAATCCTTTACTTGACCAACAAAATTAAGGGCAAGTCCTCTGAGTTGCCTGACGCGTTGGAAATCTGACAGGACATCCTCGTCAGCCACGCGTCCGGCACTGATGACGGCAAGCCCGCAGAGGAAAATTACTCCGACTATGTTAGCCATGCTGACTTAACTCTTACTAATGGTTTCTCAGCGAACTTGGAACCCCTTTTATATGCGAATTAAAAAGAGATAAGCACCGTCTACAAACACCATCAGTGACATTAGTCATTTCTTAACAAGTTCAATGGAAAACGCCTGATAAGCCAATCTTTGCAGGTAACCTTAATCAATTCTTTTAAAACATAGTACCAATAGATACTTGGTAAGATTAAGCAAACGAAATCTCTGTTATTTAAAACAACCTTATCGT
Protein-coding sequences here:
- the LOC6729246 gene encoding nose resistant to fluoxetine protein 6 encodes the protein MANIVGVIFLCGLAVISAGRVADEDVLSDFQRVRQLRGLALNFVGQVKDFDVKELSTVDSRVPSQEDMLCLSDLTALMTGLQSGQYWALKMLDSWGSIPSGLLTGNMFDLGNFDECLKINHGVSLGRTIQGKYCFLSVSPTQALGVQGSIIGSFKTATCLPASCSATQMNTFVSMVAKPLLNVSIPSLAMSISESSCQTSESVPWDGLTIFMIVILSLMGSLVALFTLWDYCLGKNQDQLPAIVKVFSARVNSRALFRIVEVNSSPNVIDCLHGIRCLSLMWVVFCHQYVMAALASNINIFHVISWEETPYASFILHGFFSVDSFFVLGGLLVALIPLRMMDRTKGKLNVPLMYLHRLIRIVPLLAIAIVMYLKLMPIVADGPRFGSGYSGKADCENGWYWTLLFVNNYTEEKCLGHTWYLSVDMQLFIISPIMLIALYKWGKKAAAGIFVLIVLLSGCLFATIMVNKYSLVLKHFSMDAQRDLYFATHTHATPWLTGFLFGYILHLNRGKKFQLSKVVAWSGWILCLAMIFTSIFALYPYAKWTGPELSTFAEASYYTLTRVGWCMALCWVIFACMNGYGGLANSFLSSPLWQPLSRLSYSVYMWHMFFQEINIRSMRTNSYFSNYTIMLNFWSTFGFAVLFAYVMHLVIEAPFGGLDYFLRPKQRTPPLVKQKSQIDDNGHNNLEELKVTTPAPAEN